In a single window of the Streptomyces sp. NBC_00285 genome:
- the qcrB gene encoding cytochrome bc1 complex cytochrome b subunit, producing MSTTNSTDSRSREKAPAGERVADWADGRLGIYSLAKSNMRKIFPDHWSFMLGEICMYSFIIIILTGVYLTLFFHPSMNEVVYHGSYPPLQGQLMSEAFNSTMHISFDVRGGLLIRQIHHWAALIFLAGMFVHMMRVFFTGAFRKPREVNWLFGFLLFVLGMFTGFTGYSLPDDLLSGTGVRFMEGAVLSVPIVGTYLSFFLFGGEFPGGDFVARFYSIHVLLLPGIMLGLMVAHLILVFYHKHTQFAGPGKTNNNVVGMPLLPVYMAKAGGFFFLVFGVIAVIAAIASINPIWAMGPYRPDQVSTGAQPDWYMGFSEGLIRVMPGWEINFWGHTLVLGVFIPLVIFPLVLVAIAVYPFIESWVTGDKSEHHILDRPRNAPTRTAFGVAWITWYLVLLIGGGNDLWATHFHLSINAITWFVRVAFFVAPVLAFIATKRICLGLQRRDKDKVLHGRESGIIKRLPHGEFVEVHEPLSQEQLHTLTAHEQYRPAEIGPTTDENGVERKVKGSEKLRAKLSESYYGEESQIPKPTVEEYKEITSGHGHH from the coding sequence ATGAGCACTACGAACTCCACCGACTCGCGCTCGCGCGAGAAGGCCCCGGCCGGCGAGCGTGTCGCCGACTGGGCCGACGGACGGCTCGGGATCTACTCCCTTGCCAAGTCCAACATGCGCAAGATCTTCCCCGACCACTGGTCGTTCATGCTGGGCGAGATCTGCATGTACAGCTTCATCATCATCATCCTCACGGGTGTGTATCTGACGCTGTTCTTCCACCCGTCGATGAACGAGGTGGTGTACCACGGCAGCTACCCCCCGCTGCAGGGGCAGCTGATGTCCGAGGCGTTCAACTCGACCATGCACATCTCCTTCGATGTGCGCGGTGGTCTGCTGATCCGGCAGATCCACCACTGGGCGGCGCTGATCTTCCTCGCCGGCATGTTCGTGCACATGATGCGTGTGTTCTTCACGGGCGCGTTCCGCAAGCCGCGTGAGGTCAACTGGCTGTTCGGCTTCCTGCTGTTCGTCCTGGGCATGTTCACCGGCTTCACCGGTTACTCGCTCCCGGACGACCTGCTCTCCGGCACCGGTGTCCGCTTCATGGAGGGCGCGGTCCTGTCCGTGCCGATCGTCGGCACGTACCTGTCGTTCTTCCTGTTCGGCGGAGAGTTCCCGGGCGGCGACTTCGTGGCCCGCTTCTACTCGATCCACGTCCTGCTGCTGCCGGGCATCATGCTCGGCCTGATGGTGGCGCACCTGATCCTGGTCTTCTACCACAAGCACACGCAGTTCGCGGGCCCCGGCAAGACCAACAACAACGTGGTCGGCATGCCCCTGCTGCCGGTCTACATGGCCAAGGCCGGAGGCTTCTTCTTCCTGGTCTTCGGTGTCATCGCGGTCATCGCGGCGATCGCCTCCATCAACCCGATCTGGGCGATGGGCCCCTACCGTCCCGACCAGGTGTCCACGGGCGCCCAGCCGGACTGGTACATGGGCTTCTCCGAGGGCCTGATCCGTGTCATGCCGGGCTGGGAGATCAACTTCTGGGGTCACACGCTCGTCCTGGGCGTGTTCATCCCGCTGGTCATCTTCCCGCTGGTCCTGGTCGCGATCGCGGTCTACCCGTTCATCGAGTCCTGGGTCACCGGCGACAAGAGCGAGCACCACATCCTGGACCGCCCGCGCAACGCCCCGACCCGTACGGCGTTCGGTGTCGCGTGGATCACCTGGTACCTGGTGCTGCTGATCGGTGGTGGAAACGACCTCTGGGCCACCCACTTCCACCTGTCGATCAACGCCATCACCTGGTTCGTCCGGGTCGCGTTCTTCGTCGCCCCGGTCCTCGCGTTCATCGCCACCAAGCGGATCTGTCTCGGCCTCCAGCGCCGCGACAAGGACAAGGTGCTGCACGGCCGCGAGTCCGGCATCATCAAGCGCCTGCCGCACGGTGAGTTCGTCGAGGTCCACGAGCCGCTCAGCCAGGAGCAGCTGCACACGCTCACGGCGCACGAGCAGTACCGCCCGGCCGAGATCGGCCCGACGACCGACGAGAACGGTGTCGAGCGCAAGGTCAAGGGCTCCGAGAAGCTGCGCGCCAAGCTCAGCGAGTCGTACTACGGCGAGGAGTCCCAGATCCCCAAGCCCACCGTCGAGGAGTACAAGGAGATCACGAGCGGCCACGGCCACCACTGA
- the qcrA gene encoding cytochrome bc1 complex Rieske iron-sulfur subunit, producing MSSQDIPEENLPAEQDAHGAVGVADDKNPFADPGLPPHEHRVQDIDEAAARRSERTVAMLFTVSMLATVGFIASYVGIPHDKSIFVFPIGHINALNFALGLTLGLALFSIGAGAVHWARTLMSDEEVADERHPIEASPEVRAKVHADFKQGAKESALGRRKLIRNTMFGALALFPLSGVMLLRDLGPLPGTKLRHTLWSKGKLLVNVNTDQPLRASDIAVGSLTFARPEGLEEHDEDFQTEIAKAALMIVRIQPDNIKDKRELEWSHEGIVAYSKICTHVGCPISLYEQQTHHVLCPCHQSTFDLSDGARVIFGPAGHALPQLRIGVNEEGYLQALGDFEEPVGPAFWERG from the coding sequence ATGAGTAGCCAAGACATTCCAGAAGAGAACCTGCCCGCTGAGCAGGACGCGCACGGCGCGGTAGGCGTCGCGGACGACAAGAACCCGTTCGCCGACCCCGGACTGCCGCCCCACGAGCACCGGGTGCAGGACATCGACGAGGCGGCCGCCAGGCGGTCCGAGCGCACGGTGGCCATGCTCTTCACGGTCTCGATGCTCGCCACGGTCGGGTTCATCGCCTCCTACGTGGGCATCCCGCACGACAAGTCGATCTTCGTCTTCCCGATCGGGCACATCAACGCGCTGAACTTCGCGCTGGGCCTGACCCTCGGTCTCGCCCTGTTCTCGATCGGCGCGGGCGCGGTCCACTGGGCCCGCACCCTGATGTCCGACGAGGAGGTCGCCGACGAGCGTCACCCGATCGAGGCGTCCCCCGAGGTCCGCGCGAAGGTCCACGCGGACTTCAAGCAGGGCGCCAAGGAGTCGGCACTCGGCCGCCGCAAGCTGATCCGCAACACGATGTTCGGAGCGCTGGCCCTGTTCCCGCTCTCCGGCGTCATGCTGCTGCGCGACCTCGGCCCGCTGCCCGGCACCAAGCTCCGCCACACCCTGTGGTCCAAGGGCAAGCTGCTGGTCAACGTGAACACCGACCAGCCGCTGCGTGCCTCCGACATCGCGGTCGGCTCGCTGACCTTCGCCAGGCCCGAGGGCCTGGAGGAGCACGACGAGGACTTCCAGACCGAGATCGCCAAGGCCGCCCTGATGATCGTCCGCATCCAGCCGGACAACATCAAGGACAAGCGCGAGCTCGAGTGGTCGCACGAGGGAATCGTCGCGTACTCGAAGATCTGCACCCACGTCGGTTGCCCGATCTCCCTGTACGAGCAGCAGACGCACCACGTGCTCTGCCCTTGCCACCAGTCCACCTTCGACCTCTCCGACGGCGCCCGGGTGATCTTCGGTCCCGCCGGTCACGCCCTGCCGCAGCTGCGGATCGGCGTGAACGAAGAGGGCTACCTTCAAGCGCTCGGCGACTTCGAGGAGCCCGTCGGCCCTGCATTCTGGGAGCGCGGATGA
- the qcrC gene encoding cytochrome bc1 complex diheme cytochrome c subunit: MKKLSARRRHPLAALVVLLLALACTGGLYAVFAPASKAQADETAQSLAIDEGKKLFAVGCASCHGAGGQGSSDGPSLVGVGAAAVDFQVGTGRMPAQQPGAQIPRKKVIYSQAEIDQLAAYISSLGAGPTVPTAAQYGPDGADIAKGGELFRDNCTQCHNFTGKGGALTHGKYAPSLDGVDPKHIYEAMQTGPQNMPSFPDTTLSEQNKKDIIAYLNAVNGDDTVSPGGLELGGLGPVSEGLFGWIFGLGALIAVAIWVAARTAKAKKS; this comes from the coding sequence GTGAAAAAGCTCTCCGCACGACGACGCCACCCGCTGGCTGCGCTCGTCGTCCTACTCCTCGCGCTGGCATGCACCGGGGGGCTGTACGCCGTGTTCGCACCCGCGAGCAAGGCGCAGGCAGATGAAACCGCCCAGTCCCTGGCCATCGACGAGGGCAAGAAGCTCTTCGCCGTAGGCTGCGCCAGCTGCCACGGCGCCGGAGGTCAGGGCAGCTCCGACGGCCCGAGCCTCGTGGGCGTCGGCGCGGCGGCCGTCGACTTCCAGGTCGGCACCGGCCGTATGCCGGCCCAGCAGCCGGGCGCGCAGATTCCGCGCAAGAAGGTCATCTACTCGCAGGCCGAGATCGACCAGCTGGCGGCGTACATCTCGTCGCTCGGCGCGGGTCCGACGGTCCCGACCGCGGCGCAGTACGGCCCTGACGGCGCCGACATCGCCAAGGGTGGCGAGCTGTTCCGTGACAACTGCACGCAGTGCCACAACTTCACCGGCAAGGGTGGTGCGCTGACGCACGGCAAGTACGCGCCGAGCCTTGACGGCGTCGACCCGAAGCACATCTACGAGGCCATGCAGACCGGCCCGCAGAACATGCCGTCGTTCCCCGACACCACACTGTCGGAGCAGAACAAGAAGGACATCATCGCGTACCTGAACGCGGTCAACGGCGACGACACCGTGAGCCCCGGCGGTCTTGAGCTGGGCGGTCTCGGCCCGGTCTCCGAAGGCCTGTTCGGCTGGATCTTCGGCCTCGGCGCGCTGATCGCGGTCGCCATCTGGGTCGCCGCTCGGACCGCAAAGGCCAAGAAGTCATGA
- the ctaE gene encoding aa3-type cytochrome oxidase subunit III — MSVVATATTVETGHAHPSVNRPNLTSVGTIIWLSSELMFFAALFAMYFTLRSVTGPDHWKEMASSLNFPFSATNTTILVLSSLTCQLGVFAAERGDVKKLRGWFIITFIMGAIFIGGQIFEYTELVKKDGLSLSSDPYGSVFYLTTGFHGMHVTGGLIAFLFVLGRTYAAKRFTHEQATAAIVVSYYWHFVDVVWIGLFATIYMIK, encoded by the coding sequence ATGTCGGTCGTGGCGACAGCAACGACAGTAGAAACCGGGCACGCGCACCCGTCGGTCAACCGGCCGAACCTCACCAGCGTCGGAACCATCATCTGGCTGAGTTCCGAGCTGATGTTCTTCGCGGCCCTCTTCGCGATGTACTTCACCCTGCGATCGGTGACGGGTCCCGACCACTGGAAGGAAATGGCGTCCAGCCTGAACTTCCCGTTCTCGGCGACGAACACCACGATCCTGGTGCTCTCCTCCCTCACCTGCCAGCTCGGCGTCTTCGCTGCCGAGCGCGGTGACGTGAAGAAGCTCCGGGGGTGGTTCATCATCACCTTCATCATGGGCGCGATCTTCATCGGCGGTCAGATCTTCGAGTACACGGAGCTGGTGAAGAAGGACGGGCTCTCGCTCTCCTCCGATCCGTACGGCTCGGTGTTCTACCTGACCACCGGCTTCCACGGCATGCATGTGACGGGAGGCCTGATCGCGTTCCTGTTCGTCCTCGGGCGTACCTACGCGGCCAAGAGGTTCACCCACGAACAGGCGACCGCGGCCATCGTCGTGTCCTACTACTGGCACTTCGTCGACGTCGTCTGGATCGGCCTCTTCGCCACGATCTACATGATCAAGTAG
- a CDS encoding L,D-transpeptidase — MNQAPRTRIVVSCTLLVIALGVSATACGSDGNPLAEAPYDAADQIAFSAPTGNGKKADPDKPLEVTADDGDGRLTDVTAADATGRHVAGELSADGTRWRSTSPLAANAHYTVRVSTEDDDGAPGRKVLDFDTSRPVGKKRLTVTFGPKSGSYGVGQPITAALDNPVKDKAQRAVIERALRVDSTPAVPGAWYWVGDKELHYRPKEYWPGHATIQVRSDLEGVKIGDRLWGGKAKPLKLTTGDRIIAVTDASSHSMKVYKNGAVINELPVTTGKPGFETRNGVKVVLGKEYFVRMRGTSIGIAEGSSDSYDLPVYYATRVTWSGEYVHAAPWSTGSQGYENVSHGCTGMSTSNAEWFFDTVHEGDVVKVINSNGDTMETFGNGFGDWNLDWKKWRTGSALLKGTPDAPSADQTARLRPTAV, encoded by the coding sequence ATGAACCAGGCACCGCGTACCCGCATCGTCGTCAGCTGCACCCTGCTGGTGATCGCCCTAGGCGTCAGCGCAACCGCCTGCGGGTCCGACGGGAACCCGCTGGCGGAGGCGCCGTACGACGCGGCGGACCAGATCGCCTTCAGCGCGCCCACGGGCAACGGGAAGAAGGCCGACCCGGACAAGCCCCTGGAGGTCACCGCCGACGACGGCGACGGGCGCCTCACCGACGTCACGGCCGCGGACGCCACAGGGCGCCATGTGGCGGGCGAACTCTCCGCCGACGGCACCCGGTGGCGCAGCACCTCCCCGCTGGCCGCGAACGCCCACTACACGGTCCGGGTGAGCACCGAGGACGACGACGGGGCGCCGGGCCGCAAGGTCCTCGACTTCGACACCAGCAGGCCCGTGGGCAAGAAGCGCCTGACGGTCACCTTCGGCCCCAAGTCGGGCTCGTACGGCGTGGGCCAGCCCATCACCGCGGCACTGGACAATCCCGTCAAGGACAAGGCGCAGCGGGCCGTCATCGAGCGCGCCCTCAGGGTCGACTCCACGCCCGCCGTACCGGGCGCCTGGTACTGGGTGGGCGACAAGGAACTCCACTACCGCCCCAAGGAGTACTGGCCCGGCCACGCCACGATCCAGGTCCGCAGCGACCTGGAGGGCGTCAAGATCGGCGACCGGCTCTGGGGCGGAAAGGCCAAGCCCCTCAAGCTGACCACCGGTGACCGCATCATCGCCGTGACGGACGCCTCGTCACACTCGATGAAGGTCTACAAGAACGGCGCGGTCATCAACGAACTCCCGGTCACCACCGGCAAGCCCGGCTTCGAGACCCGCAACGGCGTCAAGGTCGTGCTGGGCAAGGAGTACTTCGTACGTATGCGCGGTACCAGCATCGGCATCGCCGAGGGTTCCTCGGACTCGTACGACCTCCCGGTCTACTACGCGACCCGCGTCACCTGGAGCGGCGAGTACGTGCACGCCGCCCCCTGGTCCACCGGTTCCCAGGGCTACGAGAACGTCAGCCACGGCTGCACCGGCATGAGTACCTCGAACGCCGAGTGGTTCTTCGACACCGTTCACGAGGGCGATGTGGTGAAGGTCATCAACTCGAACGGCGACACGATGGAGACCTTCGGCAACGGCTTCGGGGACTGGAACCTGGACTGGAAGAAGTGGCGCACGGGCAGCGCCCTCCTGAAGGGCACCCCGGACGCCCCGAGTGCCGACCAGACGGCAAGGCTGCGACCGACGGCGGTGTGA
- a CDS encoding cytochrome c oxidase subunit 4, which translates to MKIQGRMFFWLSIFILAMAIVYGVWSKEPAGTTALFLAFGLSIMIGFYLGFTARRVDAGAQDNKEADVADDAGEVGFFSPHSWQPLALGFGGALAFLSVAIGWWLLYFSVPVLLIGLYGWVFEYYRGENRTQ; encoded by the coding sequence GTGAAGATCCAAGGACGGATGTTCTTCTGGCTGAGCATCTTCATCCTCGCCATGGCGATCGTCTATGGCGTGTGGTCGAAGGAGCCGGCCGGTACCACCGCGCTCTTCCTGGCCTTCGGCCTGTCCATCATGATCGGCTTCTACCTGGGCTTCACGGCCCGACGGGTGGACGCCGGCGCGCAGGACAACAAGGAGGCCGATGTCGCGGACGACGCCGGCGAGGTCGGGTTCTTCAGCCCGCACAGCTGGCAGCCGCTCGCTCTCGGCTTCGGCGGCGCCCTCGCCTTCCTGTCGGTCGCGATCGGCTGGTGGCTGCTGTACTTCTCGGTGCCGGTGCTCCTGATCGGCCTGTACGGCTGGGTCTTCGAGTACTACCGCGGTGAGAACCGCACGCAGTAG
- the ctaD gene encoding aa3-type cytochrome oxidase subunit I, translating into MSILNEPQGAAEAGSHYADELPVRRQNRGSVVIKWLTTTDHKTIGTMYLATSFAFFLIGGVMALFMRAELARPGLQIMSSEQFNQAFTMHGTIMLLMFATPLFAGFTNWIMPLQIGAPDVAFPRLNMFAYWLYLFGSTIAVGGFLTPSGAADFGWFAYSPLSDAVRSPGIGADLWIMGLAFSGFGTILGAVNFITTIICMRAPGMTMFRMPIFVWNVLLTAVLVLLAFPVLAAALFALEADRKFGAHVFDAANGGALLWQHLFWFFGHPEVYIIALPFFGIISEVIPVFSRKPMFGYMGLIAATIAIAGLSVTVWAHHMYVTGGVLLPFFSFMTFLIAVPTGVKFFNWIGTMWKGSLSFETPMLWATGFLITFTFGGLTGVILASPPLDFHVSDSYFVVAHFHYVVFGTVVFAMFSGFHFWWPKFTGKMLDERLGKITFWTLFIGFHGTFLVQHWLGAEGMPRRYADYLAADGFTALNTISTISSFVLGLSILPFLYNVWKTAKYGKPVGVDDPWGYGRSLEWATSCPPPRHNFLTLPRIRSESPAFDLHHPEIAALDQLENAGHGEKALAGDGGKEAGK; encoded by the coding sequence GTGAGCATCCTCAACGAACCCCAGGGTGCCGCCGAAGCAGGGTCCCACTACGCGGACGAACTGCCGGTCCGGCGCCAGAACCGCGGCAGCGTGGTCATCAAGTGGCTCACCACCACTGACCACAAGACGATCGGCACGATGTACCTGGCCACGTCGTTCGCGTTCTTCCTCATCGGTGGCGTGATGGCGCTCTTCATGCGCGCCGAGCTGGCCCGGCCGGGTCTGCAGATCATGTCGAGCGAGCAGTTCAACCAGGCGTTCACGATGCACGGCACGATCATGCTGCTGATGTTCGCGACGCCGCTGTTCGCCGGTTTCACCAACTGGATCATGCCGCTGCAGATCGGCGCGCCCGACGTGGCGTTCCCGCGGCTGAACATGTTCGCCTACTGGCTCTACCTGTTCGGCTCGACGATCGCGGTCGGCGGCTTCCTCACCCCCTCGGGCGCGGCCGACTTCGGCTGGTTCGCCTACTCCCCGCTCTCCGACGCCGTCCGCTCCCCGGGCATCGGTGCGGACCTGTGGATCATGGGTCTGGCCTTCTCCGGCTTCGGCACGATCCTCGGTGCGGTCAACTTCATCACCACGATCATCTGCATGCGCGCGCCCGGCATGACCATGTTCCGCATGCCGATCTTCGTGTGGAACGTGCTGCTGACCGCGGTGCTGGTCCTGCTCGCCTTCCCCGTTCTCGCCGCCGCGCTCTTCGCGCTGGAGGCGGATCGGAAATTCGGGGCACATGTCTTCGATGCCGCCAACGGCGGAGCGTTGCTGTGGCAACACCTCTTCTGGTTCTTCGGCCATCCAGAGGTGTACATCATCGCCCTGCCGTTCTTCGGCATCATCTCCGAGGTCATCCCCGTCTTCTCCCGCAAGCCGATGTTCGGCTACATGGGTCTGATCGCGGCGACCATCGCGATCGCGGGTCTGTCCGTGACGGTGTGGGCGCACCACATGTACGTCACCGGCGGTGTGCTGCTCCCGTTCTTCTCCTTCATGACGTTCCTCATCGCCGTACCGACGGGCGTGAAGTTCTTCAACTGGATCGGAACGATGTGGAAGGGGTCACTGAGTTTCGAGACCCCGATGCTCTGGGCCACCGGCTTCCTGATCACCTTCACCTTCGGTGGTCTGACCGGTGTCATCCTGGCCTCGCCGCCGCTGGACTTCCACGTCTCGGACTCGTACTTCGTGGTGGCGCACTTCCACTACGTCGTCTTCGGCACCGTCGTCTTCGCGATGTTCTCCGGCTTCCACTTCTGGTGGCCGAAGTTCACCGGCAAGATGCTCGACGAGCGCCTCGGCAAGATCACGTTCTGGACGCTGTTCATCGGCTTCCACGGCACCTTCCTGGTCCAGCACTGGCTGGGCGCCGAGGGCATGCCCCGTCGTTACGCCGACTACCTGGCGGCCGACGGGTTCACGGCCCTGAACACGATCTCGACGATCAGCTCGTTCGTGCTCGGCCTGTCGATCCTGCCGTTCCTCTACAACGTGTGGAAGACGGCCAAGTACGGCAAGCCGGTCGGCGTCGACGACCCGTGGGGTTACGGCCGCTCGCTCGAGTGGGCGACCTCCTGCCCGCCGCCGCGGCACAACTTCCTCACCCTGCCGCGGATCCGCAGCGAGTCCCCGGCGTTCGACCTCCACCACCCGGAGATCGCCGCTCTCGACCAGCTCGAGAACGCCGGTCACGGTGAGAAGGCTCTGGCCGGCGACGGCGGCAAGGAGGCCGGCAAGTGA
- the ctaC gene encoding aa3-type cytochrome oxidase subunit II, translating into MSPNGSDRSPRRPMRRKLLQAMTAGLVLATATGCTYKDFPRLGMPTPTTEEAPRILSLWQGSWAAALATGVLVWGLILWSTIYHRRSRTKVEVPPQTRYNMPIEALYTVVPLVIVSVLFYFTARDESKILSLKKNPDVTVNVVGYQWSWAFNYIEPVAGSTGDAKTDKNLDAIPTRFKNAFPANAGGVYDFGTPATKNPQTGNPGPTLWLPKGKTVRFVLTSRDVIHSFWVVPFLMKMDVIPGHTNSFEVTPNKEGTFMGKCAELCGVDHSRMLFNVKVVSPERYEQHLKDLAKKGQTGYVPAGIEQTAHEKDRETTNL; encoded by the coding sequence GTGAGTCCCAACGGCTCCGACCGCTCGCCGCGGCGCCCGATGCGGCGGAAGCTGCTGCAGGCAATGACCGCGGGCCTGGTCCTGGCGACCGCCACCGGTTGCACATACAAGGACTTCCCCCGCCTTGGTATGCCCACCCCGACCACGGAAGAGGCTCCGCGAATCCTCTCCCTGTGGCAGGGATCCTGGGCAGCCGCGCTGGCCACCGGCGTGCTGGTGTGGGGCCTGATCCTGTGGAGCACGATCTACCACCGGCGCAGCCGCACCAAGGTCGAAGTTCCTCCGCAAACCCGGTACAACATGCCCATCGAGGCGCTGTACACGGTCGTTCCGCTCGTCATCGTCTCGGTCCTGTTCTACTTCACGGCCCGTGACGAGTCGAAGATCCTCAGCCTCAAGAAGAACCCCGACGTCACCGTCAACGTCGTCGGCTACCAATGGAGCTGGGCCTTCAACTACATCGAGCCCGTCGCGGGCTCCACGGGCGACGCGAAGACCGACAAGAACCTGGACGCGATTCCGACCCGGTTCAAGAACGCATTCCCGGCGAACGCCGGCGGCGTCTACGACTTCGGGACGCCCGCGACGAAGAACCCGCAGACCGGCAACCCCGGCCCGACCCTCTGGCTCCCCAAGGGCAAGACGGTCCGCTTCGTCCTCACCTCGCGTGACGTCATCCACTCCTTCTGGGTGGTGCCGTTCCTGATGAAGATGGACGTCATCCCGGGCCACACCAACTCCTTCGAGGTGACTCCGAACAAGGAGGGCACCTTCATGGGCAAGTGCGCCGAGCTCTGCGGCGTCGACCACTCCCGGATGCTGTTCAACGTGAAGGTCGTCTCCCCCGAGCGCTACGAGCAGCACCTCAAGGACCTCGCGAAGAAGGGGCAGACCGGTTACGTTCCCGCGGGCATCGAGCAGACCGCCCACGAGAAGGACCGGGAGACGACGAACCTGTGA
- a CDS encoding cysteine desulfurase/sulfurtransferase TusA family protein, with product MSYFDAASAAPLHPVARQALLAALDDGWADPARLYREGRRARMLLDAAREAAAESVGCRPDELVFTPSGTRAVHSGIAGVLAGRRRVGRHLIVSAVEHSSVLQAAESHEADGGTVTRVAVSRAGAAAPSAYAAELRQDTALACLQSANHEVGTVQPVAEVAGLCREAGVPLLVDAAQSLGWGPVGGDWSVLTASAHKWGGPSGVGLLAVRKGVRFAASGPADERESGRAPGFENLPAIVAAAASLRAVRAEAAQEAVRLRELTARIRARVSRLVPDVDVVGDPERRLPGIVTFSCLYVDGETLLHELDRAGFSVSSGSSCTSSTLTPSHVLKAMGVLSEGNVRVSLPWGTASEEVDRFLEVLPGAVAGVREKLGAPVPSAVTREDSLVVDALGKRCPIPVIELAKVIGDVPVGGTVRILSDDEAARLDIPAWCEMREQEYVGEEPEESGTAYVVRRLR from the coding sequence GTGTCCTACTTCGATGCCGCTTCCGCCGCTCCGCTCCATCCCGTCGCACGTCAGGCCCTGCTGGCCGCCCTGGACGACGGCTGGGCCGATCCCGCGCGGCTGTACCGGGAGGGGCGGCGGGCCCGGATGCTGCTCGACGCCGCCCGGGAGGCCGCCGCGGAGTCGGTGGGGTGCCGGCCGGACGAGCTGGTGTTCACGCCGTCCGGGACGCGGGCCGTGCACAGCGGGATCGCCGGGGTGCTGGCCGGTCGCCGTCGCGTCGGACGTCACCTGATCGTGTCAGCTGTTGAACACTCCTCCGTGCTCCAGGCCGCGGAATCCCACGAGGCGGACGGCGGAACCGTCACCCGAGTGGCCGTCAGCCGGGCGGGAGCGGCGGCCCCGTCGGCCTACGCGGCCGAGCTCCGGCAGGACACCGCACTGGCGTGTCTCCAGTCGGCCAACCACGAGGTGGGCACCGTGCAGCCGGTGGCGGAGGTGGCCGGGTTGTGCCGGGAGGCGGGGGTGCCGTTGCTGGTGGACGCGGCGCAGTCGCTGGGGTGGGGACCGGTCGGGGGTGACTGGTCGGTGCTGACGGCGAGTGCCCACAAGTGGGGCGGGCCGTCGGGGGTGGGCCTGCTCGCCGTACGCAAGGGTGTGCGGTTCGCGGCGTCCGGGCCCGCCGACGAGCGGGAGTCGGGGCGGGCGCCGGGGTTCGAGAACCTGCCGGCGATCGTCGCGGCGGCGGCCTCACTGCGGGCGGTACGGGCCGAGGCGGCACAAGAGGCCGTACGACTGCGGGAGCTGACGGCGCGGATCCGGGCACGGGTGTCGCGGCTGGTCCCGGACGTGGACGTGGTCGGGGATCCCGAGCGGCGGCTGCCGGGGATCGTCACCTTCTCGTGTCTCTATGTCGATGGGGAGACGTTGCTGCACGAGCTGGACCGGGCGGGTTTCTCCGTTTCCTCCGGATCGTCCTGCACGAGCAGCACGCTGACGCCGAGCCATGTGCTCAAAGCGATGGGAGTGCTGAGTGAGGGAAATGTGAGGGTTTCCCTGCCGTGGGGGACGGCTTCCGAGGAGGTCGACCGTTTCCTGGAGGTGCTGCCCGGGGCGGTGGCGGGAGTCCGGGAGAAGCTGGGCGCGCCGGTTCCGTCAGCCGTCACCCGCGAGGACTCCCTGGTCGTCGACGCCCTGGGCAAGCGCTGCCCGATCCCGGTCATCGAGTTGGCGAAGGTCATCGGGGACGTCCCGGTGGGCGGGACGGTCCGGATCCTCTCCGACGACGAGGCCGCACGCCTCGACATCCCCGCCTGGTGCGAGATGCGGGAGCAGGAGTACGTGGGAGAGGAACCGGAGGAGAGCGGAACGGCGTACGTGGTCCGCCGGCTCAGGTGA